The sequence below is a genomic window from Sulfuracidifex metallicus DSM 6482 = JCM 9184.
CTCAGTAGAGAAAGGAGAGACCATAGCCGACACAGTGAGAATGTTGGAATCATACTCTGATTTGATAGTTATGAGACACAAACTCGATGGTGCTGCCAAGTTTGCCTCGGAAATAAGCAAAGTCCCCATAATCAATGCAGGGGACGGCAAACATGAGCATCCCACTCAGGCACTCATAGACTTGTACACTGTAAGGAAAGTTAAAGGTTATATTGATGGTTTGAATTTCTGTGTTTTAGGAGATTTAAAATATGGAAGGGCTGTAAACAGTTTGTTGAGGCTGCTTACTAAGTTCAAACCAGGGAAGGTATTCTTGGTCTCTCCTCAGCAACTTAGAATTAGAACTGAGGTTAAAGATACGTTGAACTTTCCAGTAATTGAGACAGATTCACTTCAGGACGTTATAGATATGACAGACGTCTTATATGTAACCAGAATCCAGAAGGAACGTTTTGCTGATGAAATAGAATTTGAGAAGGTGAAAGAAAGTTACAAGGTTGACATCTCCACGGTGAACTCCATGAGAAAGGACTCAATGATATTGCATCCTTTGCCCAGGGTAAACGAGATAGATAGAAGGGTAGATAAACTTCCTCAAGCTAAATATTTCTATCAGGCTTCCTTGGGAGTCCAAGTGAGAATGGGCGTAATTCATCAAGTTATAGGTGATTCTAGATGAGCGACAAGGAACTTCTAGTCACAAAGATAAACTACGGAACGGTCATAGATCATATACCTTCCGGTAGAGCGTTGGCTGTATTAAGAGTACTTGGAATTAATGGAAGCGAAGGATATAGGGTTGCCCTTGTTATGAACGTCGAGAGTAAAAAGATGGGAAGAAAGGACATAGTGAAGATATCTGGAAGGACTGTTGATGAAAAGGAGTCCAACCTAATTACTCTCATAGCACCTAATGCCACGATTAACATAATCAAGGATTACGAAGTTGTAAAGAAAATGAAGATGAAGGTTCCATCAGTTATAAGGGGAATTCTAAAGTGCCCTAATCCTTCATGCATTACTAATAATGACCCTGAGGCTTTTACTAAGTTCGTTTCGATCTCAGAGAATCCATTACGAATAAAATGCGATTATTGCGAAACCACCATTACCGAAGCTGAGGTAATAAAACAGGTGTTATGAATGTTCAAGGTTATAAGCAAAGAGAAGAGAGAAAACGGAATTCTCCTTAAGATAAAGTTCCCCGTAGAACCTGAGGCTGGTCAATTCGTTACTATAGTAAATGATGGGAAGGAAATTCCTCTGGGAATTTACGATTACGTTGCGGGGACGTTACACCTGATAATAGAAAAAGGTGACTTTAGGTATAATTGGGCTTACATAAA
It includes:
- the pyrB gene encoding aspartate carbamoyltransferase encodes the protein MLPKHVISSLDLSKEEIELIFDEADRYEKLNRTSKELEGKVVALAFFEPSTRTRNSFDSAVQRMGGRTIGFSSSEGTSVEKGETIADTVRMLESYSDLIVMRHKLDGAAKFASEISKVPIINAGDGKHEHPTQALIDLYTVRKVKGYIDGLNFCVLGDLKYGRAVNSLLRLLTKFKPGKVFLVSPQQLRIRTEVKDTLNFPVIETDSLQDVIDMTDVLYVTRIQKERFADEIEFEKVKESYKVDISTVNSMRKDSMILHPLPRVNEIDRRVDKLPQAKYFYQASLGVQVRMGVIHQVIGDSR
- the pyrI gene encoding aspartate carbamoyltransferase regulatory subunit; this encodes MSDKELLVTKINYGTVIDHIPSGRALAVLRVLGINGSEGYRVALVMNVESKKMGRKDIVKISGRTVDEKESNLITLIAPNATINIIKDYEVVKKMKMKVPSVIRGILKCPNPSCITNNDPEAFTKFVSISENPLRIKCDYCETTITEAEVIKQVL